Proteins from a genomic interval of Crassostrea angulata isolate pt1a10 chromosome 7, ASM2561291v2, whole genome shotgun sequence:
- the LOC128191796 gene encoding uncharacterized protein LOC128191796 isoform X1, producing MARSSSTFGKHQSMGTGSSMNDPHQATVKYTPTPSPTAGRTLTDVLREYQNGRNTLNTEDVQALENFIQNNSKYVKGTDIHSTLGVAKSKQTLVGLQQERKDILNKISEIAGARLKSNNPAIADLSDQNRPSKLAEKFSELYDNEWTDATEELKERKKKEKSTEKSEEEMEITVIKLFYEITKDIYKRCKKTSEKQLEEVKTAVCLDENSEVHQKMTVELERKCREFIRTHGEVRLRQIIEKLPDEVLQEIENAEANELKISCDILKSCKRVMDFIKSCIRLCWYMNLQEPPVYMVTDVDPNSLHMFRAYTRSGDVIDYVVWPSLLLKEDGPLLYKGVAQMKKTVTRTQSNKREPVPDHNGADKDSIKEGEGTNQQDPSPLYENVQFSEQRKNKAWNGMVDKSEKQEENVSNMPPRRFVTKVDVSRTPKNEDV from the exons ATGGCGAGGAGTTCCAG CACATTCGGGAAGCACCAGAGTATGGGCACCGGTTCTTCTATGAATGATCCACATCAGGCCACGGTGAAATATACACCTACCCCCTCACCCACGGCCGGACGGACATTGACTGACGTCCTGAGAGAATATCAGAATGGCAGGAACACTCTCAATACGGAAGACGTTCAAGCTTTGGAAAACTTTATACAGAACAACTCGAAATATGTAAAG GGCACAGATATTCATTCGACGCTAGGTGTCGCAAAATCAAAACAGACACTGGTCGGTCTTCAACAGGAACGTAAAGATATACTGAATAA GATATCTGAAATAGCAGGTGCTCGTTTAAAGTCCAATAACCCTGCTATAGCCGACCTCAGCGATCAAAATCGGCCTAGTAAGTTGGCAGAAAAGTTCTCGGAGCTGTATGACAACGAATGGACAGATGCTACCGAAGAattgaaagaaagaaagaagaaagaaaaatctACGGAGAAATCGGAAGAGGAAATGGAGATCACTGTCATCAAATTGTTCTATGAAATCACCAAG GATATCTATAAACGCTGCAAAAAGACGTCAGAGAAACAACTAGAGGAAGTAAAGACGGCCGTTTGTTTGGACGAGAATAGCGAAGTG CATCAGAAAATGACAGTCGAACTTGAAAGAAAATGCAGAGAATTTATTAGAACTCACGGTGAAGTAAGGCTACGTCAAATTATAGAG AAACTTCCAGATGAAGTCTTACAAGAAATCGAGAATGCTGAGgccaatgaattaaaaataagcTGTGACATACTTAAAAGCTGTAAACGCGTTATGGATTTCATAAAATCGTGCATTCGACTTTGTTGGTACATGAATCTACAGGAACCTCCCGTATACATGGTCACAGACGTGGATCCCAACTCACTGCACATGTTTCGAGCATATACAAGGTCTGGTGACGTCATTGATTATGTAGTGTGGCCCAGTCTATTGCTAAAAGAGGATGGGCCTCTTCTTTACAAAGGAGTTGCGCAGATGAAGAAAACTGTCACGAGAACGCAGAGTAACAAACGAGAACCTGTTCCTGACCATAATGGTGCCGATAAAGATAGCATCAAGGAAGGTGAAGGAACTAATCAACAAGATCCGTCACCgctgtatgaaaatgtacaattttcagAACAGAGGAAAAATAAAGCTTGGAATGGTATGGTTGATAAAAGTGAAAAGCAAGAAGAGAATGTGTCAAATATGCCTCCCAGACGTTTTGTAACGAAAGTTGATGTTAGTCGTACGCCTAAAAATGAGGATGTATAG
- the LOC128191796 gene encoding uncharacterized protein LOC128191796 isoform X2, with protein sequence MGTGSSMNDPHQATVKYTPTPSPTAGRTLTDVLREYQNGRNTLNTEDVQALENFIQNNSKYVKGTDIHSTLGVAKSKQTLVGLQQERKDILNKISEIAGARLKSNNPAIADLSDQNRPSKLAEKFSELYDNEWTDATEELKERKKKEKSTEKSEEEMEITVIKLFYEITKDIYKRCKKTSEKQLEEVKTAVCLDENSEVHQKMTVELERKCREFIRTHGEVRLRQIIEKLPDEVLQEIENAEANELKISCDILKSCKRVMDFIKSCIRLCWYMNLQEPPVYMVTDVDPNSLHMFRAYTRSGDVIDYVVWPSLLLKEDGPLLYKGVAQMKKTVTRTQSNKREPVPDHNGADKDSIKEGEGTNQQDPSPLYENVQFSEQRKNKAWNGMVDKSEKQEENVSNMPPRRFVTKVDVSRTPKNEDV encoded by the exons ATGGGCACCGGTTCTTCTATGAATGATCCACATCAGGCCACGGTGAAATATACACCTACCCCCTCACCCACGGCCGGACGGACATTGACTGACGTCCTGAGAGAATATCAGAATGGCAGGAACACTCTCAATACGGAAGACGTTCAAGCTTTGGAAAACTTTATACAGAACAACTCGAAATATGTAAAG GGCACAGATATTCATTCGACGCTAGGTGTCGCAAAATCAAAACAGACACTGGTCGGTCTTCAACAGGAACGTAAAGATATACTGAATAA GATATCTGAAATAGCAGGTGCTCGTTTAAAGTCCAATAACCCTGCTATAGCCGACCTCAGCGATCAAAATCGGCCTAGTAAGTTGGCAGAAAAGTTCTCGGAGCTGTATGACAACGAATGGACAGATGCTACCGAAGAattgaaagaaagaaagaagaaagaaaaatctACGGAGAAATCGGAAGAGGAAATGGAGATCACTGTCATCAAATTGTTCTATGAAATCACCAAG GATATCTATAAACGCTGCAAAAAGACGTCAGAGAAACAACTAGAGGAAGTAAAGACGGCCGTTTGTTTGGACGAGAATAGCGAAGTG CATCAGAAAATGACAGTCGAACTTGAAAGAAAATGCAGAGAATTTATTAGAACTCACGGTGAAGTAAGGCTACGTCAAATTATAGAG AAACTTCCAGATGAAGTCTTACAAGAAATCGAGAATGCTGAGgccaatgaattaaaaataagcTGTGACATACTTAAAAGCTGTAAACGCGTTATGGATTTCATAAAATCGTGCATTCGACTTTGTTGGTACATGAATCTACAGGAACCTCCCGTATACATGGTCACAGACGTGGATCCCAACTCACTGCACATGTTTCGAGCATATACAAGGTCTGGTGACGTCATTGATTATGTAGTGTGGCCCAGTCTATTGCTAAAAGAGGATGGGCCTCTTCTTTACAAAGGAGTTGCGCAGATGAAGAAAACTGTCACGAGAACGCAGAGTAACAAACGAGAACCTGTTCCTGACCATAATGGTGCCGATAAAGATAGCATCAAGGAAGGTGAAGGAACTAATCAACAAGATCCGTCACCgctgtatgaaaatgtacaattttcagAACAGAGGAAAAATAAAGCTTGGAATGGTATGGTTGATAAAAGTGAAAAGCAAGAAGAGAATGTGTCAAATATGCCTCCCAGACGTTTTGTAACGAAAGTTGATGTTAGTCGTACGCCTAAAAATGAGGATGTATAG